A section of the Pseudanabaena mucicola str. Chao 1806 genome encodes:
- a CDS encoding glutamine synthetase III, which produces MSGNESRLQAIFQITNREPQPKKAPKRLEELWATDVFTLSKMQECLPKPVFKSIKKTIQTGDPLDSSVADAIALAMKDWAISKGALYYAHVFYPLTNATAEKHDGFISVQSDGSAISEFAGKLLVQGEPDGSSFPNGGIRSTFEARGYTAWDVTSPAYIMETDNGSTLCIPTVFVSWTGEALDKKTPLLRSNAAMNKAAARVLKILGETSIAPVNSSCGAEQEYFLVDANFANARPDLLLAGRTLFGKPSAKGQQFDDHYFGAIPERVQVFMQDVEERLYRLGIPAKTRHNEVAPGQFEIAPVFEAANVATDHQQMIMTMLRFTAKKHGFVCLLHEKPFAGINGSGKHVNWSVGNATQGNLLDPGDTPHSNAQFLVFCGAVIRGIHKYGPLLRSVVATASNDHRLGANEAPPAIISVYLGSQLEDVFEQIRQGDLKSSTGKGQMHIGVDTLPVLPTDPGDRNRTSPFAFTGNRFEFRAVGSGQSVAGPLVAMNTILADSLNWVGDQLEAELAKGVGLNTAITTVLKQVVELHGAIIFNGNGYSEEWHKEAVEKRGLRNLRTTADALPVLKEPEIIDLFSKLNVLSPVEMASRFETYAEQYINSIAVEAKLVVSIVKTLVYPAATRYLSELATTALSLKEVGVDFDKEALDKVSSLTKLAIDGVSKLSDALAKHDFASTEEHMQFTAQTVRPLMDTIRGYVDALESEVADDLWPLPTYQEMLFIK; this is translated from the coding sequence ATGAGCGGAAACGAGTCGCGCCTTCAAGCCATTTTTCAAATTACCAATCGCGAGCCACAGCCTAAAAAAGCTCCTAAGCGATTGGAAGAATTGTGGGCGACCGATGTGTTTACTCTGAGCAAAATGCAGGAATGCCTGCCTAAGCCAGTTTTTAAATCCATTAAGAAAACCATTCAAACTGGTGACCCCCTTGATAGCTCAGTAGCTGACGCGATCGCCCTAGCAATGAAAGATTGGGCCATCTCTAAGGGCGCTCTGTACTATGCCCACGTCTTCTATCCCCTAACCAATGCTACTGCTGAAAAGCATGATGGCTTCATTTCAGTCCAAAGCGATGGATCGGCAATCTCAGAATTTGCAGGCAAATTATTAGTCCAAGGTGAACCTGACGGTTCTTCATTCCCCAATGGCGGCATCCGCTCTACCTTTGAAGCCCGAGGTTACACTGCTTGGGATGTCACCAGCCCTGCATACATTATGGAAACTGATAATGGCTCTACACTTTGTATTCCTACAGTTTTCGTGTCTTGGACTGGTGAAGCTCTTGACAAGAAAACCCCTCTTCTTCGCTCCAACGCTGCAATGAACAAGGCGGCGGCCAGAGTGTTGAAAATCTTGGGTGAAACTAGCATTGCTCCTGTCAACTCTAGTTGTGGTGCTGAGCAAGAGTACTTCTTAGTTGATGCCAACTTTGCCAATGCTCGTCCTGACTTGCTGCTTGCAGGTAGAACCTTATTTGGTAAGCCTTCGGCCAAGGGTCAACAGTTTGATGACCATTACTTTGGTGCAATCCCAGAGCGTGTACAAGTTTTCATGCAAGACGTTGAAGAGCGTCTATATCGCCTCGGTATTCCTGCAAAAACTCGTCACAACGAAGTTGCCCCTGGACAATTTGAAATTGCGCCTGTATTTGAGGCAGCCAACGTAGCTACTGATCACCAACAAATGATCATGACCATGCTTCGTTTCACTGCGAAGAAGCATGGCTTTGTTTGCTTGCTCCATGAAAAACCCTTTGCAGGTATTAACGGTTCTGGTAAGCACGTTAACTGGTCAGTTGGTAACGCTACTCAAGGCAACTTGCTCGATCCTGGTGATACCCCTCACTCCAATGCTCAGTTCTTGGTGTTCTGTGGTGCAGTCATCCGTGGTATTCACAAGTATGGTCCTCTACTCAGGTCTGTGGTGGCAACTGCCAGCAATGACCACCGCTTAGGTGCGAACGAGGCTCCTCCTGCAATCATCTCTGTCTACCTCGGTTCTCAGCTTGAGGATGTATTTGAGCAAATCCGTCAAGGCGATCTCAAGAGTTCCACTGGCAAAGGTCAGATGCACATTGGTGTAGATACCTTGCCTGTTTTGCCTACTGACCCTGGCGATCGCAACCGTACCTCTCCCTTTGCATTCACTGGTAACCGCTTTGAGTTCCGTGCTGTTGGTTCTGGGCAATCGGTAGCTGGTCCTCTCGTTGCAATGAATACAATCTTAGCTGACTCTCTCAACTGGGTTGGAGATCAACTAGAAGCTGAACTTGCTAAGGGAGTGGGCTTAAATACTGCGATTACTACAGTACTGAAGCAAGTAGTAGAACTGCATGGAGCAATTATCTTTAATGGTAATGGTTACTCTGAAGAATGGCATAAGGAAGCAGTCGAGAAGCGTGGTCTGCGAAATCTCCGTACCACTGCTGATGCCTTGCCTGTACTCAAAGAGCCTGAAATTATAGACTTGTTTAGCAAGTTGAATGTACTCTCTCCTGTAGAGATGGCTAGCCGCTTTGAGACTTATGCTGAGCAATACATTAACTCTATTGCCGTAGAAGCGAAGCTGGTTGTAAGCATTGTGAAGACATTGGTCTATCCTGCGGCAACTCGTTATTTGTCTGAATTGGCAACTACTGCTCTAAGCCTCAAGGAAGTTGGTGTTGATTTTGATAAAGAAGCTCTTGATAAGGTTTCTTCACTTACCAAGTTGGCGATCGATGGTGTTAGCAAGTTGAGTGATGCTTTGGCTAAGCACGACTTTGCTTCTACTGAAGAGCATATGCAGTTCACTGCTCAAACTGTGCGTCCTTTGATGGATACAATTCGTGGATATGTTGACGCTCTAGAATCTGAAGTTGCTGATGATCTATGGCCATTGCCTACCTATCAGGAGATGCTATTCATTAAGTAA
- a CDS encoding TldD/PmbA family protein — MSSALSVEKIVSDAKETASKLGIKKFDIYGAIVDETSAEVDSGAPKQVSASNRASITVRVWNDEGTVGVTSTTNIDRVGLELALQSAHEASLFGAKENIPDFSPEAIADIPAREPQTAPQTAIEQLVETLLDAEKELLDAHPAITGVPYNGLSQRDLSRFYLNSDGAMRNESSSYSSIYLYTKTEEEGRKPRSAGAYRVSRDFASLDVKGCIHETAEKTISHLNYDKIKSGKYLVVFSPEAFLSLISAFSSLFNAQSILDKNSLSTPESIGTQIASPLLNVSDDELHVGNIGASTFDGEGTPTRRIPLIVNGVLTNFLHSTVTAKRLNAQPSGNGSVGAKVSVSPNFFHIERSEAANSSNEKVYDLATVENVILIDDLQALHAGVQASQGSFSLPFDGWLINKGVHISIESATVAGDILALLKAIVYVEPDVKITPSGVAPQVWVEGLSITGEA; from the coding sequence ATGTCATCAGCGCTCAGTGTAGAAAAAATCGTCTCCGATGCCAAAGAGACCGCTAGCAAATTAGGAATTAAAAAATTTGATATTTACGGCGCGATCGTCGATGAAACTAGCGCTGAAGTCGATAGTGGCGCACCCAAACAAGTATCCGCATCCAATCGCGCTAGCATCACCGTGCGCGTCTGGAATGATGAGGGCACTGTCGGCGTGACTTCCACCACCAATATCGATCGCGTTGGCTTAGAACTTGCCCTCCAAAGCGCCCATGAAGCCAGTCTCTTTGGTGCTAAAGAAAATATTCCTGATTTTAGTCCCGAAGCGATCGCTGATATCCCAGCACGCGAACCCCAGACTGCACCTCAAACTGCGATCGAGCAACTCGTAGAGACACTTTTGGATGCTGAAAAGGAATTGTTAGATGCACATCCTGCGATCACAGGGGTTCCCTATAATGGACTTTCTCAACGGGATCTCAGTCGCTTCTATCTCAATAGTGATGGCGCAATGCGAAATGAAAGTAGCTCCTATAGCTCCATTTATCTGTATACTAAAACTGAAGAGGAAGGTAGAAAACCTCGCAGTGCTGGAGCCTATCGGGTCAGCCGAGACTTCGCGAGTTTAGATGTCAAGGGTTGTATTCACGAAACTGCTGAGAAAACAATTAGTCATTTGAATTACGACAAAATCAAATCTGGCAAATACTTAGTCGTATTTTCTCCCGAAGCATTTCTGAGCTTGATTAGTGCTTTCTCTAGTCTCTTCAATGCCCAAAGTATTCTTGATAAAAATAGCCTCTCCACACCCGAATCGATTGGTACTCAGATTGCCTCACCCCTTCTAAATGTGAGCGATGATGAACTCCATGTAGGCAATATTGGCGCATCCACTTTTGACGGTGAAGGAACTCCTACTCGTCGCATTCCTTTAATTGTGAATGGGGTTTTGACTAACTTCCTGCATAGTACTGTAACTGCAAAACGCTTAAATGCTCAGCCGTCAGGTAATGGTAGTGTTGGTGCAAAGGTTTCAGTCAGTCCCAACTTCTTTCATATTGAGCGTAGTGAAGCCGCTAACTCTAGCAATGAGAAAGTCTATGACTTGGCAACAGTTGAGAATGTAATTTTGATTGATGATTTGCAAGCGCTCCATGCGGGTGTACAAGCATCACAGGGTTCTTTTTCGTTGCCCTTTGATGGTTGGCTCATAAATAAAGGCGTACATATTAGTATCGAGTCCGCAACCGTCGCTGGTGATATTTTGGCATTGCTCAAAGCGATCGTTTATGTCGAACCAGATGTAAAAATTACCCCGTCAGGTGTAGCACCTCAAGTTTGGGTGGAAGGATTATCAATTACAGGCGAAGCATAA
- a CDS encoding SUMF1/EgtB/PvdO family nonheme iron enzyme has translation MGIHGSCSSSYLVILRELKILEKVQIHSALRGGSWNNNANNCRSANRNRNNADNRNNNIGFRVVL, from the coding sequence ATGGGAATACATGGCAGTTGCAGCAGCAGTTATTTAGTGATCTTGAGGGAACTCAAGATCCTAGAGAAGGTGCAAATCCATAGCGCCCTGCGTGGTGGCTCGTGGAACAACAATGCGAACAATTGTCGTTCGGCGAATCGCAACAGGAACAATGCAGACAATAGGAACAACAACATCGGTTTTCGGGTTGTTTTGTGA